One window of Biomphalaria glabrata chromosome 6, xgBioGlab47.1, whole genome shotgun sequence genomic DNA carries:
- the LOC106057549 gene encoding uncharacterized protein LOC106057549 → MAYKDILSSLLLVGIFSWTVDTQATYNIHASGCNDQKLELTCPQYHKIAIKRIFYGTKYISCASRLPAYKNVNASATNRSRYNVNMTSAQCCQNTHVSDCLMDAETMYSTLNTKCSGYQSCVLEVQKAQTKDKCRFVKSYTDFMTIVYDCIDAGDIVNFCTDDTKRGRSLYLSNKEYPSAIKPQAERTDCQCIIRTHHAQGISINTIDILLAYTEGHSIECRRSLKIQDYMAYSKTIQCANGGNYGFKSLYSRPVHNVTLTLSSSPGQGMGFVWLQAKANDADEIVEIFCGQSLQDLLNRIKHQLNALNRDVTKTTVPVENVTLASENYPLDKNGTDASVGASVDNMNSDIAAIIIGIVAAAFVLIAMVIVAMAIHCRRTRRDKLLNKPLELYPAVNSEPLDLSSYCKYDYDDDHVCSINRSPIKMTAMAEETPTSNQLRPNGFTTMSRSQENHIYRDLTPSPPLPAGISTPPPFAQNQPLLSQRTYREVYYPGDLSLRFVKPLINKNRGVNSGAMHDMDIYEPHAHIIQGHSTLPSNKKAVLISTGPKSPLGKRSKSVTFSQPVAMVTPLNAENDETVDLKSECCDESEDPNYDNLSKVPIPDTIDKSDYPLMSDKDDYFTTSDNDIYFGVSQGKPEVITIPRWEKEYREESPVRPMSTFTNSPTSPDELKVFPPPPYDLRFYSDSDDTAYMSDSSSSFWSPSRQTGKPLVMPKPQKAEMWDN, encoded by the exons TGGACACTCAAGCAACATACAACATTCATGCCAGCGGCTGCAATGACCAGAAGCTAGAACTGACCTGTCCGCAGTACCACAAGATAGCCATCAAGAGAATCTTCTATGGGACCAAGTACATCAGCTGCGCCTCTCGTCTGCCTGCTTATAAGAATGTCAACGCCTCTGCAACAAACAGAAG CCGCTACAATGTCAACATGACCTCTGCCCAGTGCTGCCAGAACACCCACGTGTCGGACTGCCTGATGGACGCGGAGACCATGTACTCGACGCTCAACACCAAGTGTTCCGGCTACCAGAGCTGCGTCCTGGAGGTGCAGAAGGCCCAGACCAAAGACAAGTGCCGCTTCGTCAAGTCCTACACTGACTTCATGACCATTGTCTATGACTGCATTGATG CTGGAGACATCGTAAACTTCTGTACGGATGACACCAAGCGGGGCAGGAGCTTGTACCTCTCCAACAAGGAGTACCCGTCCGCCATCAAGCCACAAGCGGAGAGGACCGACTGCCAGTGCATCATCCGGACACACCACGCCCAG GGTATAAGCATAAACACTATCGACATTCTCCTGGCCTATACCGAAGGACACTCTATAGAGTGCAGACGATCTCTGAAGATACAAGACTACATGGCCTACTCCAAGACGATCCAGTGCGCTAATGGAGGGAACTATGGTTTTAAGTCCCTGTACAGCCGCCCAGTACACAATGTCACTTTGACTCTGTCCAGTTCGCCTGGTCAAGGAATGGGATTTGTCTGGCTCCAAGCTAAAG CCAATGACGCTGACGAGATAGTGGAAATCTTCTGTGGTCAGTCCTTGCAAGATTTACTCAACCGTATCAAGCATCAGCTAAATGCACTGAACCGTGACGTCACGAAGACCACAGTCCCTGTCGAGAACGTCACACTGGCCAGTGAGAATTACCCTCTAGACAAAAATGGTACCGACGCCTCGGTGGGAGCCAGCGTGGACAACATGAATTCAGATATAG CTGCCATTATCATTGGTATCGTGGCTGCAGCTTTTGTACTCATAGCTATGGTGATTGTAGCCATGGCCATACATTGTAGAAG GACACGGAGGGACAAGTTATTAAATAAGCCGTTGGAGCTTTACCCGGCAGTCAACTCTGAGCCTCTTGACCTGTCTTCCTATTGCAAGTATGATTACGACGACGATCATGTCTGCTCGATAAACAGGTCCCCGATCAAAATGACGGCCATGGCAGAAGAAACCCCGACATCGAACCAACTTCGCCCCAACGGTTTCACCACCATGTCCAGGTCACAGGAGAACCACATCTACAGAGACTTGACCCCTAGTCCTCCACTCCCGGCGGGGATATCCACGCCTCCTCCCTTCGCCCAGAACCAGCCGCTGCTGTCACAGAGGACGTACAGGGAAGTGTACTACCCAGGAGACCTCTCCCTCAGGTTCGTAAAGCCGCTGATCAACAAAAACAGGGGCGTCAACTCCGGGGCGATGCATGACATGGACATTTACGAGCCGCACGCACACATCATTCAAGGGCACTCAACTCTGCCATCCAACAAGAAGGCCGTCCTGATCAGCACCGGGCCGAAGAGTCCGCTCGGAAAGCGAAGCAAAAGTGTAACCTTCTCCCAACCCGTGGCCATGGTGACGCCCCTGAACGCCGAGAACGACGAAACCGTGGACCTCAAAAGTGAGTGCTGTGACGAATCTGAGGATCCGAACTACGACAACCTCAGCAAAGTACCCATTCCTGACACCATAGACAAATCAGACTACCCACTCATGTCCGACAAAGACGACTACTTCACTACCTCAGACAACGACATTTACTTCGGTGTCAGCCAAGGCAAACCGGAAGTCATCACCATCCCCAGATGGGAAAAGGAATACCGGGAAGAGTCTCCGGTCAGGCCGATGTCCACCTTTACCAACAGCCCAACTTCTCCCGATGAGCTCAAAGTGTTCCCTCCGCCTCCCTATGACCTTAGATTCTACTCCGACTCGGACGACACGGCGTACATGTCTGATTCCTCGTCCTCCTTTTGGTCACCATCGAGGCAAACCGGAAAACCACTGGTCATGCCCAAGCCCCAGAAAGCCGAAATGTGGGACAACTGA